Genomic window (Culex pipiens pallens isolate TS chromosome 3, TS_CPP_V2, whole genome shotgun sequence):
ttaattaaaaaacaaactctGCCCAAGAAACAAAGCCTACCCTTTAGTCGTGAGAATTTCCCtagatgcactttttttttgcatctttgTCGCAATAATTTCCACCGCGAAGCTGCACCGTATTTATCATCGAGCTTGACTCATTTCCATCGTGTGCAGATTTTCTACAGCTGAGCTCGGTGTTGCATTCCAAGATGCACTTTTAACACACAACAGATTCGCGACTTTTGTTGGTACACtgagaaaatttttaattttgagcattattttctgctttttttcaaaactgctgcgatttaatttataataatttttcaaataaaattttcgttgcAATAATTGATGTTGTAAAGTAATTAAATACATATATTTATCAACAACCAATTATCTTTTTTCCGTCCTTGTGCATCCATGCTTTTCGAGGGCCTCAAGAGTGCAGAAAGAAAAAACGTCAAGAATTAAATCCAACTTTTAAGGTCAGTACTGTGCGAGGCACCCGCCACCACACCGGCACGTCGTAATTCATCCCCAATAAGTTCTCAAGAGGGGCAGCATGCCAACTGCAATTGGCCGCAGAAAGGTGATGCACTTTGGACAGCAGAGTGCACCGTCGTTGTAGGTTCGTTTAAGGGGGGCCAGCGGTATCAGAAGACTGCAACGAGCGAAAGACAACGACGACCACGTCGTGAACTTTACAAGTCAGGGTGAACCGGCTCGTGAATTCTTTATTGAAGGGGATGGGGAATTTGCAAAAATGTGGCTGCGaagatcttgaaaaaaaaaaaaaaaatactgaaaattcatcaagTTTTCAGATTCATTAACTCAAACTTaaacgaaaaacatttttttatagcaatttttcgaataagtgCCCACAATTCTGACCGTGGCCATCGACTCGGTTGCAATGCAGAGTGGGGCAGGAGACCCGGTGACCTACATACAGGGCCATCCGTTTTGCCGACAATTGGTCCTTGAGGGCAACACTGCACTGCACTGCTTAGCCGGTGGGTGTCGTGTAGGGGTTGTGTCCTTTTTTTTTGGtacaattctgttttttttttgaaaaaaaaaaacagaattgtttgttaaaaaatttaaagaaatactataaaccaaacaaaaaaaaattaaaataagtataTCGCGAAAAATGTAAGTCTAAACAAGAAACCTTACCCCTGATTTGCAATGAAGTTTTTCCCATCTTCTATAATATCGACTAGTACCTATGCATGCTGAATGACGATTAATAAGCCTCGGACTGAAACTCGAACGTGTCGCTTCTTTTCTCTTGGTTTTGTTTAACGACTTGTACTATAATCTACAGGCGGCTAACCTAATTCAAGGGTCATAGCGTCATAGGTTAAAATATTGCATTAGTTGTCAAAATGGTAGCTTGAGACAGgcagtcgattttttttaagcattattATTAAggtacagtaaaaaaataactttttgaattCTCATACCGATACAAAATATCGTGTGATaacaaaatttgagtattttgcaaaaatacggtttctatgaaaaaaaaaatgttacggtattttatttaaaaacccatttcagaatatttttttaaaagaattcatTCTCTGTGGCCCTtgcgaaatcggaaaaagttgcccgatcttattttgatttgcgtgaaattttgtcctaagggataatTTTGGTCCCAGATCACAAATccaaatttttcaataatttgccggtaaaaatccaatttctaatttcaaggccagctttcaaaaaaaattatttaagtataaagtatcacaaaattccttacacattattacagttatgctgcaactgaaaatattctaaatatcaatgaatttactaaaaaaagtgTCCTAAAGTTTCGTGGCATTtccgatctgtggtcccaaaaaaaaaagcaaagcaaaagtCATAAAAGTGCcctatttaattgaaaatacaaaCATTAACCTTGCAAAtcaattcattttaaatggcattttttccaatcaaattcacaaCTGCattacttctaacttacgtgaaattttccgatgattccaaatatgtcaaaattgagaccaaaaagtggtGCTATGGAGgcttacagggcaaaaactgaaagtttgttgcagaaaaatcgaaaaactaggagacaaactgcgattggccaataagataataccgtaggcttatagtccatgatattccctaacttttgacccacAGGAGTATGgctgttggaggctgttgcaaaaagatattaaggtttaaaaaaaaaaacagttttaacagTATGTCAAAGGAGGTCTCAGGCTAGTTGATCCGGAAGCAAAATCTAAGGCATTGTtccttagaaatatttttttgtaattttaatgttCATGGCACTCCAACAGATGAAAGTTATTTGGTAGATTTAGTTTCACAACAAAAACTTACACGTAACGCAAGAGAATGGTTAAATGAAGGGAAGGTGGtggttgaaaatattgatttcaatacTGTTAAACTGTTTTATAACTATTTTGTTTCACTTGATAGTAAAACTGCAGGTGTCGAAGGCAAAGGAACGTTGTTGATTTAGAGGATATTCTTCATTTGGAACTCGACGAAAAAAGCATTTCAGAAAAGGCAACTTTATGGCTTGCAGTAAAAACTATTAGTGACAACTTGAGAGTATTAGAACCATCACTATTTgtgttgaaaaaagaaataagaGAGCATAGGTGGAATGAACGTAAAAACGGTAGGTTTTGTTTCGGAAGCTTATTGAACATTTGTAAAGCGCAGGGAAAGTTTTGTAACACGAATTATGTCTAAATAAACAAACcatgaaaactcaaaaaaaaaaacagtaatttgtaaaagctatgagaaaaagtcaaaccaatcctggatgtctatggcacattatgaagtgcttcaaaagacctttcgaatgcatctaagagagttggaattgataaagttttacggaaatgcgagaaattttaagattttatatgttttttggacctcaaacttcaatgcccgtttacccaatttccctttgtcgtagagggctcatatttggcatgagttcatctcatgtatagacaaacaaacgatgaaagtttcatccaaattggagcacctcgaaacgacctgttacacattggtgaaaaactcgctcttatccatgttaattattttggcagggtgatgtattagaatgatgccttgaagttaGCATCGGCATTGGTCTGTGAAAAATTTGTTGTTATATTGACCAAAAACCCATATAGGTgagccgaggtaccccaacggaatccggaatatctccggtaaaagttgaccatatttgtcccccatctgacagttaaaaatatagacaaatctggatcttttgcaaccggaagcatccaaattggtcaattctatcaaaagctGTGAgattttttagaagaaaaaaatagggtcaaatgactacccgagcgttcaGCCACTAGTGTCTCCCTTTTatttacaaggacttcgccgccatGGGCTCCTAAGTGAATGAAAGTATGGTACGGCAAGGGGCGAATGCGCCGAATAACCATTCTTAAACTTAGAAATATTAGGAATTGACGGGTGGGACAAGTTATCGCCGAACGATAAACTGATTGCCGGTCACTTAGTTTTTACATTGTTGTTTTGCAACTTCGCAGTCTCCAGTTTTTACATTGGTCGGCCGAGACTCGCCAACAGTCAAGTGACAAATTGTTCATTGCGGCTTAAAATTGACGTGGTCTTAGCTTCGGTGGCTGCCCGAAGGTGCAGAAACTGAAAGAAATGTTTATAGATTGTGAATTGCAACCAGTACTAAAGTCCAAGCTGGTAGGAGTGGTGCCGCTGAATGTGTCAATGGaaatattttctttcattttatgGAGGcttgatttttgtgttttttttctgattaagtTAGTGGAAGTTAAAATTCTCTGAATCTGttatggaaattatttttttgtgattttggctTCTTAACCTCTGGCTGGCTGGCTAAAtttctttttcgattttttttttatttttctcgtgttcaggaggttttgagcaacttttgttctacgaaaaattttacttctcttgttttatgtttttcttgttttatttttagttttttaatttgcatttatcttgtttagtttatgtttgtttttggtagtatttggcctattctaccacctcctatcattacattttgactatctaattttttatgtttttaaagtcactttttcaattttttgcttgtttttcacattttctgctatattaTGGCATCATTATcattttaattgtaaaaaaatgcgtagaggcatagtctgagacactacaaaaattactgcatacttctttttacttaaaatataggtaatgttagtaaaaaacacggccaaagttgacccctaaaaaaatgacattttcaaaaacattgacaaagtcacataaaacaagtcttaCTTCCAACcgatacattttctaaaattttaagagtgctTCTTTCCAATGTTCCGTCTAAAGGTGGTAATATGTCATTTGATATTTCATGACCAAGTTAATTGACCAAAAGAGCAATTTTCTTTTAACGACGTGTTGTACATCCAAGTTATCAGGGCGGCATGCCCTCTGGAGTATGCCTGCAGCGTTGCAAAGTCAGGAACTATCCACTGTTAGGGTTTCCTCGGCGATGTCACTTCAGGTACTTACTTCGGGACACTTTTGCACCTTACTCACTGGACTTTTACTTTTGACTATAACTGGACTCCACTTGTATTTCTTTCTGAGGGAAACACGTTGGTAGGATGATCTTCGAACTTAATATTATTGAATCTTCAACAGGGTTTTGTTCCAGGTTGGATAAGTTACAGTAGCAATGTATGAATCACCTTATGCTTGATCATGTTACGTTAGCATTCGATATCTACGTAGAGAAATTTCATGACCGAGTGCATCCCTTCGATGTCCCAGTTTATTAATTAATTGATCTGATCTTCTCCTAGAATTCGACATGTACCCCAAAGGGTCAAATTGTTACGCGGGTTACCTAATTTTCAAGCAACACTTAGATGTCCTGAGATTTCTAATCATTCTTTCCAGATGTACCGTTATTCTTCTATGGATCTTTAAGAGCTGTTGAACGTATTTGTAACGTTCTCGTCTATTCCTCCTGTAGGATCTAAAAGGATGGCATACTAAAAATGAGTAAACCACGCCTTCTATTTAGTTGACATTATGTAGTCCAAGCAGATGCCAGACATTCTTGGAAATTGATCGTACTATCTCGCCCGATTCTTCGCACTTTCTACATCTTGTGTGCTGATAACAATCAATTCTTTGTATCCTCGCTTATGTTTTGCTGTGACGCCACTTGATTTTGACCTTGATTCTACAAATGTTGTGACTTCTCGCGACACTTGCACTTCGTTTTGGTCATCGATATTGAGTTTGTGTTTTACTAGGCTGATTCCAAATAATTATTACTTTCGCGCGGCGACACGACgaaaacattttctttaaacAAACCGGAATTTGCAAATGATATTAAACTTTACCATTCGagtaaaattcgtaaattttGAAGGTCGTACAAGCCGGTTCAAGATATACCATAAGAGAATGAGGCGATTTACTAATTGGGTCCTTACGGCggttttattttcttctttGCATTTCTTTCTCTCCCCCGATGAACAGACTGCGCTGCCCTTGGTCCACATTCCAGCTTGTCGTACTTGAGGCGCCACAGTGCGATGGACCAGCCGTCGCCTCCGCCAACCATGCACCGCAGCATCCCGGATACCTATGCGGGCCGGACGCTGTTCATAACCGGTGCGACGGGTTTCATGGGCAAAGTCCTGGTGGAGAAGCTGCTGCGGGACTGCCCGGAGCTCAAGTGCATCTACCTGTTGATCCGCACAAAGCGGGGCGTGGACGCGGCCCAGCGCAAGGACGAATACCTGAAGCATCTGGTGTTCGATCGGATCCGCGAGACGAACCGGGCCCAGCTGGACAAGATCCGGCTCGTGCGGGGGGACATCCTGGAGGACGACCTGGACATGGCGAACGGCGATCAGGCCGAGCTGGCGGAGAACGTCGAGGTGGTGTTCCACTGTGCGGCCAACGTGCGCTTCGACCAGGAGCTGAAACAGGCCGTCAACTACAACCTGAACGGAACGCTGCGGGTTCTGCGGCTGGCCGAACGCATGAAGCGGCTGGTGGCGTTTGTGCACGTGTCTACGGCGTTCTGCCAGTGTAACGAAGCCGTCGTGGAGGAACGGGCGTATCCGGCGCCCCACAGCCCGCTGGGCATCTCCAAGCTGGCCGACCTGGTCGACAGCAAGGTGCTGGATCTGGTGACGCCAAGGTAAGAGTGATTTTTGTGTAGCATGCTGAAATCCTTACCGCATTTCGAGATTGCTTGGGCATTACGTTTAATTTGGTAACGCTGAAAGGTGTTGCAATTAAAGGAAAATGATAGAAACGCATGGTGGGTCAAAACGCAATTTAGCTAAGTCCACGACTTAGATGTCGCCGTCAAAATCGATGTCGCCGTCAAAGTGTTTGTCTCGGTTGAGTTATTGTGTCATTGTAACGTTTGTCTGTGTtatgttgtgtgtttgtttgtgtgaatCTGATGCTCAACCCTTGTAAAACCCGtaatatttttgctttaaaCAGAAACTCAAGGCTTAGAACATAACTGTTACCATTTGGAGCAAATCTGTACGCGGGAACACATGCTTTGGTCTTAGTGGCTTGTAAGTGTTTGCAAAGTATTGTCCTTAAACCGTACGAGTGTCAAGTACTTTAGTGAGTTAACCGCTCTACGATATTACCATTCCAGCATGCTCGACAATTTACCAGATACTTACTCCTACACAAAGGCACTCACCGAAGATCTGGTCAACGGGATCCGCGATCGATTACCGATCGCCATCGCAAGGCCTACGATCGTCATTGCGGCATGGAAGGAACCGGTGCCCGGGTGGATCGAGGGAACCAACGGCCCGACCGGGCTGATAATTGGTTGTGGTCGAGGCGTTGTTCGTACGATGCACTGCAATCCGGACTACGATACGCACGTCATGCCGGTGGATGTAACGATGAACGCGGTGATCATACTCGGTGCGGAACGCATCAACGCGGGTTTGGATGGGAATGCGCTGTTCTGCAACATTTCCTCCGACAACGTGAATCCAATCGCATGGGGAAAATCTGTACAAGTTTGTGGTGAGAAGGTGCTTCAGAATCCACTCTGCTTCTCGTTGTGGTATCCAGACGGATCGATCAAGTCCAACTACGTTCACCACATGATCTGTGTCGTCCTGTTCCATTACTTGCCGGCCTATCTGATAGACTTCTTGCTTGTTGTGTTCCGGAGGGAACCATTGTAGGTTGATCCCATCTTGTATCCCAATAACCCCTAATA
Coding sequences:
- the LOC120431341 gene encoding putative fatty acyl-CoA reductase CG5065 isoform X2 yields the protein MDQPSPPPTMHRSIPDTYAGRTLFITGATGFMGKVLVEKLLRDCPELKCIYLLIRTKRGVDAAQRKDEYLKHLVFDRIRETNRAQLDKIRLVRGDILEDDLDMANGDQAELAENVEVVFHCAANVRFDQELKQAVNYNLNGTLRVLRLAERMKRLVAFVHVSTAFCQCNEAVVEERAYPAPHSPLGISKLADLVDSKVLDLVTPSMLDNLPDTYSYTKALTEDLVNGIRDRLPIAIARPTIVIAAWKEPVPGWIEGTNGPTGLIIGCGRGVVRTMHCNPDYDTHVMPVDVTMNAVIILGAERINAGLDGNALFCNISSDNVNPIAWGKSVQVCGEKVLQNPLCFSLWYPDGSIKSNYVHHMICVVLFHYLPAYLIDFLLVVFRREPFLVKVQKKISQGLDMLQYYTTKQWVFKNDQMYAMYNRLSAKDQDTFFLDITHLDYSTYFLDYVLGIRQYVLKEPPETLPRAKRLLRKLYIMDKVVQVAFYTLILWLIWSYWKIVIGPIQLVLDTSIEAINNSIARERRP